The following proteins are encoded in a genomic region of Gimesia algae:
- a CDS encoding Ig-like domain-containing protein, whose amino-acid sequence MDILVCAAGMPQEEPFHLAFEADAKVPRLCRVVVTAESVRFWVSLIDADEAQFQRVLSLKRKSQKNQKLPAMLGNYQLKEDRLEFKPAFPLVRGNRYQATFDPAALKLVTKKPDQRLQATYALPLPDSKPPRVLSIYPSGNQLPANHLKFYIQFSEPMQQGDIFEHFSLFNKTQGQLVPRPFRHTELWSRNGKQLTLWFHPGRQKTGVNLNVELGAILNAGQDYELRISPKWAALSGHPLGKEAKKSFKAVAMDEHQPDIHKWKLNHPTAGTREPLIYEFDEPLDYALLFSQFALKDINAKAVSGKIEVAKNETIWRFIPDSPWQAGRYQLAVGTVIEDLAGNSLDRPFAIDLSRQQTPSKLVDRSYTIVFPIE is encoded by the coding sequence ATGGATATACTGGTTTGCGCCGCTGGTATGCCACAGGAAGAGCCATTTCATCTCGCGTTTGAAGCAGATGCGAAAGTTCCTCGATTGTGCCGCGTGGTGGTGACCGCAGAGAGTGTCCGATTCTGGGTATCTCTTATCGATGCGGACGAAGCGCAGTTCCAGCGGGTACTCTCACTAAAGCGGAAGTCGCAAAAAAACCAGAAGCTGCCTGCCATGCTGGGAAATTATCAACTGAAAGAGGATCGTCTGGAGTTCAAACCGGCGTTTCCGCTGGTACGAGGCAACCGCTACCAGGCGACCTTTGATCCCGCTGCATTAAAGCTGGTGACAAAAAAACCGGACCAACGCTTGCAGGCCACCTATGCACTTCCACTGCCCGACAGCAAGCCGCCGCGCGTACTGTCGATCTATCCTTCGGGTAATCAACTGCCCGCCAATCATCTGAAATTTTATATTCAATTCTCCGAGCCGATGCAGCAGGGAGATATCTTCGAACACTTTTCTCTGTTCAACAAAACACAGGGGCAGCTCGTACCCCGCCCGTTTCGTCACACGGAACTCTGGTCACGCAATGGCAAACAGCTGACGCTCTGGTTTCATCCGGGACGCCAGAAAACGGGAGTGAATCTGAATGTCGAACTGGGCGCGATTCTGAATGCCGGGCAGGATTATGAACTGCGAATCAGCCCGAAATGGGCCGCGCTGTCGGGACATCCGCTCGGAAAAGAAGCGAAAAAATCTTTCAAAGCGGTCGCCATGGATGAACACCAGCCAGACATCCACAAATGGAAATTGAATCACCCCACAGCGGGAACACGTGAGCCATTGATTTATGAATTCGATGAGCCCCTTGATTACGCGCTACTCTTCAGCCAGTTTGCTCTTAAAGACATCAACGCGAAGGCGGTTTCGGGAAAGATCGAGGTGGCGAAGAACGAAACCATCTGGCGATTCATCCCCGATTCACCGTGGCAGGCAGGCCGATATCAACTGGCGGTAGGGACGGTGATCGAAGATCTGGCGGGCAACAGTCTCGATCGTCCCTTTGCCATAGATCTTTCCCGACAACAGACGCCATCGAAGTTGGTTGATCGTTCTTATACTATTGTGTTTCCCATTGAATAA
- a CDS encoding sulfatase, whose protein sequence is MLRSLFCFLFFCLCLPLNYAAEKTNIVFILADDLGWKDLGCYGGTLAETPHLDQLAKQGLRFTNAYSPAPICSASRASILTGRSPARLHFEFVTKPAGVEPPARQLQPPAYTRDLPLKEVTIAEILRQADYQTGFFGKWHVCEHYQHYLGWSPTHGPQQQGFESAKETFGSHPYAKKFDWQPGDFAEGEFPPDAVTEHAIDFLKQKREQPFFLYLSYFHVHTPVRAPTDWLVKKYQKRAAAGSGDEILHTHYGAFIETLDAYVGQVLAALDQQGLRESTLVVFTSDNGGHPEYADNAPLRGSKWNLYEAGIRVPLLVRWPQHVVADSVCSIPVSGTDLFPTFCDVARVDCSNLTLDGESLLPLFHGATAAWPERSLTWHFPYYHPEKGYLNAKPDIGVNDTVISKTKPVSAIRRGDWKLLQFYETGQNELYDLKEDPAEQHDLSNAHPEKAAKLQAELKQSLKAQQARMPVAAKAK, encoded by the coding sequence ATGCTGCGCTCTCTGTTTTGTTTCCTGTTTTTCTGCTTGTGCTTACCTCTGAATTATGCAGCCGAAAAGACCAACATCGTGTTCATTCTGGCAGACGACCTGGGCTGGAAAGACCTGGGCTGTTATGGGGGCACACTCGCGGAGACGCCCCACCTGGATCAACTGGCGAAACAGGGGCTGCGATTCACGAATGCCTATTCTCCCGCACCGATCTGCAGTGCATCGCGGGCATCAATACTGACTGGACGCAGTCCTGCACGACTGCATTTTGAATTTGTCACCAAGCCGGCCGGAGTGGAACCGCCCGCACGTCAACTGCAGCCGCCCGCGTACACACGGGACCTGCCTTTGAAAGAAGTGACGATCGCGGAGATACTGCGACAGGCAGATTACCAGACCGGTTTCTTCGGAAAATGGCATGTCTGTGAGCATTACCAGCATTACCTGGGCTGGAGTCCGACGCATGGTCCACAGCAGCAGGGATTTGAGTCGGCGAAAGAGACGTTTGGCAGTCATCCGTATGCAAAGAAATTCGACTGGCAGCCCGGCGACTTCGCGGAGGGAGAATTTCCACCAGATGCGGTGACAGAACATGCGATTGATTTTCTGAAGCAGAAACGCGAGCAGCCTTTTTTTCTGTATCTGTCCTACTTCCATGTACATACGCCGGTCCGCGCGCCGACTGACTGGCTGGTAAAAAAATATCAGAAGCGCGCCGCTGCCGGCTCAGGTGATGAGATACTCCACACACATTATGGCGCGTTCATTGAAACACTGGACGCGTATGTGGGGCAGGTTCTGGCTGCATTGGATCAGCAGGGCTTACGCGAGTCAACGCTGGTCGTTTTCACATCAGATAACGGCGGACATCCTGAATACGCCGACAATGCGCCGCTGCGAGGCAGTAAATGGAATCTGTATGAAGCGGGCATCCGTGTGCCTCTGCTGGTGCGCTGGCCGCAGCATGTTGTGGCTGACTCTGTCTGTTCAATACCTGTGAGCGGCACTGATCTGTTTCCTACCTTTTGTGATGTGGCCCGCGTCGACTGCTCCAACCTGACGCTGGATGGCGAGAGTCTGCTTCCTCTGTTTCACGGGGCAACTGCTGCCTGGCCTGAACGGTCTTTAACGTGGCATTTCCCTTATTACCATCCGGAAAAAGGTTATTTGAACGCGAAGCCCGATATTGGCGTCAATGATACTGTTATCAGCAAAACAAAACCGGTGTCTGCCATTCGCAGAGGGGACTGGAAACTGCTGCAGTTTTATGAAACCGGTCAGAATGAACTGTATGACTTGAAAGAGGACCCGGCAGAGCAGCACGATCTCAGTAATGCTCATCCTGAGAAAGCAGCAAAACTGCAGGCAGAACTCAAGCAAAGTCTGAAAGCACAACAGGCGCGGATGCCTGTCGCTGCAAAAGCAAAGTGA
- a CDS encoding DUF1501 domain-containing protein has product MSQPLKSSHGQHHQSGSGFSAFAPGSDLVHVGSRRWFLQMGMAGLAGLSMPELLKRQALAAPQAQLTHPVQAKSVIMIWLSGGPSQLDMWDLKPQAPKEIRGPFNPIQTSVSGIEICEHMPEQAAMMDKFAIIRSMDASTSNHTPTTFQACNPKSRRTNDNRDGGGYPSMGSVAAKFRGPNVPGMPGFVALADSMAADIYGAGHLGHRYEPLDGVKSAGKFGMPAGVQTARLTDREELRQQFDRLRKHTELSPELSLQDRYVQEAYDMVLSGNVAKAFDVNRESAEVREKYGKHSFGQKSLLARRLVEAGVTFITMSDAWGHWDHHGDEVKWGGINKGLKPMLPVLDHGIATLINDLDERGLLDTTLVLVLGEFGRGPVITKTDGRGHWTPVMSMLAAGAGVPGGQVIGATDRRGGEIAERRLGPGDLGATVFKKLGIDPYGHWIKPGGRPTPLVEGPSAPIAELG; this is encoded by the coding sequence ATGTCCCAGCCACTCAAAAGTTCCCACGGACAACATCACCAGTCCGGCAGCGGATTTTCCGCATTCGCTCCTGGTTCTGATCTGGTGCACGTCGGCAGCCGTCGCTGGTTTCTGCAGATGGGAATGGCCGGTCTCGCCGGGCTCTCGATGCCGGAATTACTCAAAAGACAGGCGCTGGCCGCACCACAGGCTCAGCTCACGCATCCGGTTCAGGCCAAGTCTGTGATTATGATCTGGTTGTCTGGTGGACCCAGTCAGCTGGATATGTGGGATCTTAAACCGCAGGCACCGAAAGAAATCCGTGGTCCCTTCAATCCAATTCAGACTTCCGTCAGCGGCATTGAAATCTGTGAGCATATGCCAGAGCAGGCTGCGATGATGGACAAGTTCGCCATTATCCGTTCCATGGATGCATCAACCAGTAACCATACACCGACGACTTTCCAGGCCTGCAATCCCAAATCACGTCGTACGAACGACAATCGGGATGGCGGCGGCTATCCTTCCATGGGTTCCGTTGCCGCGAAATTCCGTGGTCCCAATGTGCCCGGCATGCCCGGCTTCGTCGCATTAGCCGACAGCATGGCCGCCGACATCTATGGTGCCGGTCATCTCGGTCATCGTTATGAACCCCTGGACGGCGTCAAGTCAGCCGGAAAGTTCGGTATGCCTGCAGGAGTGCAGACTGCCCGTCTGACTGATCGCGAAGAATTACGTCAGCAGTTTGATCGACTGCGAAAACATACAGAGCTCTCGCCCGAACTATCCCTGCAGGATCGATATGTGCAGGAAGCGTACGACATGGTGCTCTCTGGAAATGTCGCCAAAGCCTTTGATGTGAACCGGGAATCAGCAGAGGTTCGCGAGAAGTACGGCAAACATTCCTTCGGCCAGAAGTCACTGTTGGCCCGCCGACTCGTCGAAGCGGGGGTGACTTTCATTACGATGAGCGATGCCTGGGGGCACTGGGATCATCACGGTGACGAAGTCAAATGGGGCGGCATCAACAAAGGCCTCAAGCCAATGCTGCCGGTTCTCGATCATGGCATTGCGACACTGATCAATGATCTCGATGAACGAGGTCTGCTCGATACGACGCTGGTGCTCGTCCTGGGTGAATTCGGTCGAGGTCCCGTCATTACCAAAACCGATGGCCGCGGACACTGGACTCCCGTCATGTCGATGCTGGCAGCGGGTGCAGGAGTGCCCGGCGGTCAGGTCATTGGTGCCACCGATCGTCGCGGCGGTGAAATCGCTGAACGTCGACTGGGCCCCGGAGACCTGGGGGCCACCGTCTTCAAGAAACTGGGCATCGACCCCTACGGCCACTGGATCAAACCGGGCGGACGTCCCACACCACTGGTTGAAGGTCCTTCCGCTCCGATTGCTGAGCTTGGTTAA